A stretch of DNA from Cryptomeria japonica chromosome 4, Sugi_1.0, whole genome shotgun sequence:
cttggactactACTAGTAAGTCTAGTTTgatgatatcccagaactcttgaaagaattcaaccgagaacccatctggtccaggggcttttcctttcctcatttgaaacaCAATCGTCTCGAGTTCTTCCATCACAATAGggcccataagctgctcattcatctccctagtaacaagaggaggaatgcaagcaagaacctggttctcctccaccaaatccccctgagaatcctcattGAAGAGAGATCAAAAATACTGTAAAGCCTCTCTAGATATCTCCTACAAGGATAATAAcacctcacctctatcattgaccaaagctggaatggaatttccatgacgtcttgctttcacagagttgaaaaagaaagcagtaTTCTTATCGCCCTCTTGGAGCCAATCAATACGGGCTATTTGTTTCCAGTAAATTTCCTCGctgagctcccattcctctaaagccttgacaacCCTGTCCTCCTCTCTAAGAAAAGCTTCAGAAAAActatgctctctgatttcactggtgatgccattTAACACTGTTTGGGCAGCTTTAGCGTGAAAAATGTTCCTGAAACCCTGTTGATTCCACTGTTTAAGTTGAAACTTCACAaactgcagctgcttggcaaaagtgtacatagcagtgccaaaggctggcctTCCCTTCTGCCACCATTGCTCAACAAGAGCCGGCAAAgcaggatcccgaagccacataagttggaatttgaatgaaggagagcgagcaacctgggaagaagaagaaaccagcttgataggccagtggtctgaccctctccagtcaagaatctctaaacttgtggaccaccccccaccaacgcaaaaactagaaaccaaaaaTCAATCCAGCCTCTTTGCAATCCAACACTCCCCgactctcctattgttccaagtgaacaaaccattactaggcttaatgtcaacaagatgcagcgATGAGATACTATCCTGAAAGAGGAAATAAGAAGGCTCCAACCGTATGACACCCCCcctcttctcactcaactcaaggatagcattaaaatctcctgccataatccaaggatgaaaagggaccaaccttcgcatacaagaaatatgagaccataagttttgcttgccctaaagatcagtgggggcatagataTTGGTAAACAAAATAAGATCTCtggtctcaagactagaggcaaccccgaATAACGAAGATCTAGAAGCCACCCACTAAACAGGGCGAATCCTTGAGGgattccaaagacaggccacccctccagaggaaccaGCTGCCACAATACACTGACACTCACCTCGCCCCCAGAGCTTCAGcactagacccatcatactctccaccgagagtttagtttcttgcaagaataggacatcaggtgaatgattcctaatcaaatcccgaacaactttttgtctagggccgctattcaagccccttacattccatgagagcacaatcatttaggaggattggaaaagtgagaatccaaagtctttactgaccctgactcaaccaaattctctcccatcaatttgattttatccaaatccttctttttgctagcctttgagttcttctccgtagcacttttcttaatatctttctgatgctgACCCAGGTGAATGGAAGACTTATTACTTTTAGCCCCAGCCGGTTCCAATTTTAGGGCTATCGGAGATCCCTCCCTCCCAACCAAATTCACCTCTGAACTAGGAGTGAGACCCAACTGGACCCCAACTGTCTGttccatctccatttgttgactTCCAATCACTTGTAGGAACTGGGTAAAATCCTCAATAACTCTTTCTGGACTCCCCCTGAAGCACCTTGGTCCAAAGGAGTTAACCCCGAATTCACTTCCtgctggctaaggtcatccaaggcctcaaatctgttaaaggtatcctcctcatgTCTCTCAtgtaaggacctcttttgtccttgaTTCATACTCCTTGTCTTAACTAAGACAAAATCATCAACACCCACTACCTCGGCCGACAtagtagcttttcctttatcatccctATCTTGACTCTGGGTCGGCTGTTGAAGTTGGTACACCAccagtttatatctagggcacttatgcTATAAATGACCATTCTCATGACAAAGACGACAtcgaaaaggtaaagtctcataatctagctgttgaacccatgagtaagagcctgcacacatatctatagcgtctggcaaaggtttactaagatcaatttcaacatagatacgcgcaaaggtcattacctttctccctagggtttgcaatGAAGATCCCACTGACTTCCCAAGCAGTCCGGCCAGCAATcgtagcacatcctcccgacaacattccataGGAAAATGTGGTGGTCGAACCCACAcaagaaccctatttgggagctcctccaaagggttaaaccccgcatgccaaggtttgatgaacaaccccacctggttgtaaaaatacgggcctccttcaaagaccctattgtgatcctctatgcaattgaaagtaaccatgaaataattgtttgccagcagcataatctcTGTTTCCCCTTTCTGGTGCCCAAATCCTTTGCGCCCAGTTTTCTAAGAACTGCAGATAactctcattcccaaaaacttgcagtatagcgagtgttttgaaaagtactcaacgtCTTCATCTATCAACTCGGGAGGAATAACCAGCtttggcctctcactgcatctctctaggcaaccattaatcttcataatgcgagaACTACCAGCACTCCTTGATCTCGATTCAGAAGAGAGaaggttattgttaaaagtcttcatactttGGAGTGGGGGTTTTGAACCCACCGCAACACAAAAATCCATGGCGGGAGCAACTTGCGAGGCCTCACCACCAATACTTGTCATCgagattcaaaaataaaataagattAAGAAATACCCACACCCCAAAGGGCCACTCGAGAAGGCACGACACCCGCGACCCCACCCCTCCCAAGCACCACTGAGATAAAGTCCCGACTATAGCCCCTGTCCCCCTAAAATCCCATGGCTCCCTGCAAATCAGAAGCTCAGCTGCTTGCGGCCAAAGCTCCACCTGAAGCCCCTCAATCCTCCCTCCACTCCCTTGGTCAAACCCTACCCGGCCTCTACTGCCACTGCACACCCCCGTCGCGCTTGCACTTCCCTCCCCCCGTCGACACACCTGCAGATCTGCACCCACGAGCTAGGGCCTTGAAACCCTAGCTCAACCGCCCACGAACCCCCGCATGCACGCCATTATCATATTccttagagttatcatgtattagttaataattattagtctattattctctacacttaagataaacttaggcatttaataattattctaattattaaatacactttatccctttagggtttctttagggttgcatattctccttttattaggattttattgtactttttatttgattccctctctgaatgataatcttcttctttagagtcattattgctttttgcctccattcttctcttgtgacgagTTTTTTGCTTGCAGgcgttcttgggatctttgaagtcgtatttctcaacttcttcatggtatcagagcctacatctgctgctacttgttcctgatttttcaaaaGAATTTTTGGAGGTTGGGGTTTCAAGCTTTTTAGAGTTTTTATTTTGAATCTGGGGTGTTTTttttgtttctgggcattttgggctcaagtggaccccattgtttagctcagaacacccaaaaaaCCCCATTTTCATAGAAAATTTGTCCAATTTGCACAACTTTAGCCTCtggagatttttttaattttttgcccaattttggaatgaatttcgagaaattcgtcaattttttttaaataatttcttttaaaaaaattaaggtAGTTATACGGCCATACCGAGGCTGAATGCAACACAAAATTTgtgaaaacctaaaaaaaaaaaagcacataaagggggggggggggggggggggggtcggcAGCCTCTACAGGTCGTACGGCCCGCAGCAGGTCGTGGTCTTTGGCCTCCAGCCCGCATGCAAGTGTTGTCGGCTCCAGCCCCTGTGCAGTGCACCATCCACGGCCACCTATCGCCCTCCAGAAAGCAGCCGCCCCTCGCCATGCAACCGCTGCCTCCTGTCTACCGCCGCCACCCACCAACCGTCGTTTTTCGGCTAAGGTACTATTTTTCGACGTAAAAGGAATTAGACAAGTTCATTGAGAGTGCTATAGTTTTTCCCATCAAGCATACTTCATGGGTTTCAAAATTAGTTCCCGTaaggaagaaaaatggtgaaatcagGCTCTGTGTAGATTTTAGAGACCTTAATCGAGCCTCACTGAAAGACCATTATCCTCTACCTTCTATGGAGCAGATTCTGCAAGTAGTTTCAGGGTCTGAAATGTTTTCTCTActagatggtttttctggttacaaccaGATTTTAGTCAAAGATGAGGACCAATATAAGACAACTTTTACTACCAAATGGGGTACTATGGCCTATAggaagatgccttttgggttatCCAATGCAAGGGCAACTTTCCAGCGAGCCATGGATATGGCGTTTCAAGGTTTGATGTATAAAATAGTGCTTGTTTATTTAGATGATATCACAGTGTTCTCAAAGGAAGCAAAGGATCATCTAAACCATTTGAGGCTAATATTCGAGAGGTGCAGAAAATTTGGGGTATCTCTTAATCCCCAAAAATATATATTTGTTGTCCATGAGGGCATATTGCTTGGTTGCATGGTCTCCAAGCAGGGTATTACCATTGATCCTGAGAGGATAAGTGCCATTTTGGCCCTTCCTTTACCAGCTCACAAGAAAGGTTTGCAGAGCTTCATAGGAAGGATTAATTTTGTCAGGCAATTTATCCCTGATATTGCAGATTTGCTGAATCCTCTAACTGCTATGTTGAGGAAGAATATGTCTTATAGCTGGACCAACGAGGGCAACAAGAGTTTTGAACTAATTAAAGAAGCATTGGTTGTTGCTCCTACACTTTTAAAACCTAATTTTTCTAAGGATTTCACCTTGTACGCGTATGGTAATGTAGATTCTATCTCAGCTATGTTGGTACAGCAAAACGATGAAGGCTCAGAACAACCTTTAGCCTTCTTCAGCCAAGCATTGAAAGACTACGAGCTAAGGTACacttttgttgaaaaacatgtgcTTGTTGTTATCAGGAGTTTGAAGAAATTCAAACACATGTTGTCTAACAATAGCATTAATCTAATGGTTGCTCACCCGAGCGTAGAGGAGTTTCTATTGAGAAAGGATCTCAATGACAAGAGGGCTAGTTGGGTAACCAAGGTGATGGAATATGACATCAAAATTCAGGTTACCAAGCTGGTTAGAGGCAAAGGgttgtgtgaacaacttgctgaTGGCATTTCTAGCTCACCAAAGCATGAACAAGAAGTTGTTCTAACACTGCAAGATGACGAACAGGCAGAAGTTTTAGCTCCTGCGGGTGATTGGGTGCAGGAAATGGCACATTTTCTACAAACTGGTGAGTTTCCTAAGCTTCTAGACAGAGCTAAAAGAAGGCATTTCAGACTGTAGTCCATACCTTATGCACTTCTTAATGGCATCTTGTTCTATAAGGATTTTAATGGGGTATTGTTGAGATGCATTAGGCTTGACCAAGTAAATAAAGTGTTGCATGATTTTCATGAGGGATCAGCTGGAGGCCATTTTTCACCAACAGCAACAGCTCTCAAAGTGATGAATGGTggctattattggcccacattatttAGAGATGCGCATTGTATGGGTTAGAAAGTGCAAAGAATGTGCCCTTTTCGCTGGAAAAATGGGATTGGTAGCTTTACCTTTGCAACCAATCCAAGTGGAACAACCCTTCATGAGGTGGGGTATGGACTTTATGGGGTGATAAACCCTTCATCCAATGCTGGCCATAAGTGGATACTTACAACCACTGACTATCTCACCAAGTGGACTGAAGCAATGGCACTCAAAGAGGCAAATGAGACTGTTGTTCTAAATTTTTATGAGGATTTGATTGCCCGATTTGGAGTTCCTGAGTCCATCATTTCAGACAATGGCCTCGCTTTTGTTGGCTTTAAAATCTCTGATTGGGCTGTCAAGAAAGGGATCTATCTAAATACGTCTTCCAACTATTATCCGCAAGGCAATGGCCAGGCAGAATCAACTAACAAAAATTTGATTAGGATCATTAAGAAGACAATGGAGGGTAACCAATGAATTTGGCATACTTAGTTAAAATCAGCCTTATGGGCTTATAGGATCACCCCAAAAAGGTCCACGGGACAGTCACCTTTTGTGCTGATGTATGGTAGGGAAGCAAGGCTTCCTATCTCTTTCGAGCTTCCAGCGCTTGACTTAGCAAATCAGCTGGACACACTGGAGGAAGGCCCTTTAACAGTGAGATTAGCTCAGTTATTTGAGCTAGAAGAGACTAGAAAAGATGCTATGAACAAAATAGAGCAGCATTAGGCTCAGATGAAGCGATCTTTTGACAAAAGAGCATCTCCAAGAAACTTCCAAGAAGGAGATGTGGTGCTGAAATGGGACACCCTCAAAAGCAAGCCTGGAAAGCATTCCAAGTTCGATGCATTTTGGAGCAGGCCTTACATTATTTCAGAATGTAAACAGCACAACGCTTTCCAGCTTTCCAAGCTGGATGACAATATGAAGCCAATCCCAGTCAACGGGATTCACCTTGAGCATTGCTTTTGAGGTATGTCACAGCTTGTATATAATAGAGTAGGTTTTTGGTGCTGAATAAGTGCTGCTACACAGTTGGTTAGTTGTTGTTTTGTTTTCCCTAAGCGCTTCGTGTGTAGTTAGTTGTCAGTTGTGTCAGTTTTGGGGAGGTAAGGTTGTTCTAAGTTACCACAGTTCTATGAAGAATATACCTACCATATGAAACAGATGCATTTCACTATCACACATCATACATATCTGCCTCATAGAACTGGGATAGCTCGCAACATTTTTTTGTAGGGAGGTGTTATTAGCAGAAGTTTCAGTCTAAATCCGAGTTTCAGTAGTGCAAGTGAATGTGTTTCAAAAAGTTTTGTCAGTTTGAGTGACTCTGTGCCCAATTGATAAGCTTTAGGCAGCTAGTCT
This window harbors:
- the LOC131875300 gene encoding uncharacterized protein LOC131875300; this encodes MCPFRWKNGIGSFTFATNPSGTTLHEVGYGLYGVINPSSNAGHKWILTTTDYLTKWTEAMALKEANETVVLNFYEDLIARFGVPESIISDNGLAFVGFKISDWAVKKGIYLNTSSNYYPQGNGQAESTNKNLIRIIKKTMEGNQ